From a single Polynucleobacter asymbioticus QLW-P1DMWA-1 genomic region:
- the nuoG gene encoding NADH-quinone oxidoreductase subunit NuoG — protein sequence MVEIELDGKAVEVPQGSMVMHAANKLGTYIPHFCYHKKLSIAANCRMCLVEVEKAPKPLPACATPVTQGMKVFTHSARAVEAQRSVMEFLLINHPLDCPICDQGGECQLQDLAVGYGKSSSRYDEEKRVVFHKNVGPLISMQEMTRCIHCTRCVRFGQEVAGVMELGMVNRGEHSEITTFVGQTVDSELSGNMIDLCPVGALTSKPFRYGARTWELGRKRSVSPHDSLGANTTVQTKANKVMRVVALENESINECWISDRDRFSYEGLNSADRITTPMVKQGGQWLETDWQSALDYVAHSLKTIAAESGHEAIGALAHPISSTEELHLLQKIIRGLGSNQVETRLRQSDVKSAASAPWLGMPITKLSELDRVLVIGSFLRKDQPVIAARIRTAAKRGLQVSRIDAGGDDWLIPSSGIAATPSAWLNCLSEVALAVAKEKSTTAPVGTFNLSISPEAQKIADSLLSGERTAVLLGSAAIAHHHASDLHIMAQFIADQTGATLGFLPVGGNAVGASLVNANGVGVESVLSGDRRAVILMNIEPDSDLPNPSQARQALSKANTVIALSSFKSPDLLEVADVILPISTFTETVSTFVNAEGRAQTIQPAVKPLGDSRPAWKVLRVLGGLLELDGFLFNMPEEVLGEALPENYCTRLNNNASSSSIVNGNLAPFNGLERLADVNIYAGDPIVRRSSALQLTRDAKRGNQVALNSATFSELGLKEGDAVRVTQGSQSVDMPASLEVNLAPGAVRISAGTVASAKLGSMFGPVTVSKA from the coding sequence CCGCAAGGTTCGATGGTGATGCACGCCGCGAACAAGCTCGGCACCTATATCCCTCACTTCTGTTATCACAAAAAATTATCAATTGCCGCTAACTGCCGTATGTGTTTGGTAGAGGTTGAGAAAGCACCAAAACCATTACCTGCTTGTGCTACTCCGGTAACACAAGGTATGAAGGTCTTTACCCATTCAGCTAGGGCGGTAGAGGCTCAGCGCTCAGTAATGGAGTTCTTACTCATTAATCACCCATTGGATTGCCCAATATGCGATCAGGGTGGTGAGTGCCAGTTACAAGACTTAGCAGTTGGATACGGTAAATCAAGCTCACGCTATGACGAAGAAAAGCGTGTTGTATTCCATAAGAATGTTGGTCCACTAATCTCCATGCAGGAGATGACTCGTTGCATTCATTGCACCCGTTGCGTACGTTTCGGTCAAGAAGTTGCCGGCGTGATGGAGCTTGGCATGGTCAATCGTGGTGAGCATTCAGAAATTACTACCTTTGTTGGTCAAACTGTAGATTCAGAACTCTCTGGAAACATGATTGATTTGTGTCCAGTAGGCGCATTGACCAGCAAGCCATTCCGCTATGGTGCCCGTACATGGGAATTGGGTCGTAAGCGTTCAGTGAGCCCCCATGACAGTCTTGGCGCTAATACTACCGTTCAAACCAAGGCTAATAAAGTAATGCGCGTCGTTGCTTTAGAAAATGAATCTATTAACGAGTGCTGGATTAGCGATCGCGATCGCTTCTCTTATGAAGGTCTTAATAGCGCAGATCGCATCACTACACCAATGGTGAAGCAGGGTGGCCAATGGTTAGAAACTGATTGGCAATCTGCATTAGATTATGTAGCACATTCACTTAAAACGATTGCTGCAGAAAGTGGCCATGAGGCGATCGGAGCATTAGCGCATCCTATCTCCAGCACTGAAGAGCTGCACCTTTTGCAAAAAATCATTCGTGGTCTAGGTTCGAATCAAGTAGAGACCCGTTTACGCCAATCTGATGTTAAATCGGCTGCAAGTGCTCCATGGTTAGGTATGCCTATTACCAAGTTGAGCGAGCTTGATCGTGTATTGGTTATTGGTAGTTTCTTGCGTAAGGATCAACCAGTAATCGCAGCTAGAATTCGTACCGCTGCAAAACGTGGTCTTCAAGTAAGTCGAATTGATGCCGGTGGAGATGATTGGTTAATTCCATCTAGCGGTATCGCGGCTACACCGAGTGCTTGGCTCAATTGTTTGAGTGAGGTCGCTTTAGCGGTTGCTAAAGAAAAGTCAACCACTGCTCCAGTAGGCACGTTTAATTTATCTATTTCTCCTGAAGCACAAAAGATTGCTGATAGCTTGCTCTCGGGCGAAAGAACTGCAGTATTGCTTGGCTCTGCCGCAATAGCACATCATCATGCATCTGATTTACATATCATGGCGCAATTTATTGCCGATCAAACTGGCGCTACTCTTGGATTCTTACCGGTTGGTGGTAATGCAGTCGGCGCCTCGTTGGTAAATGCCAACGGAGTTGGTGTTGAGTCTGTGTTATCCGGCGATCGCCGCGCAGTGATTTTAATGAACATTGAGCCTGATTCAGATTTACCAAATCCTTCGCAAGCACGTCAAGCCTTGTCTAAGGCAAACACTGTCATAGCGTTAAGTTCGTTTAAGAGTCCTGACTTATTGGAAGTGGCTGACGTTATTCTGCCTATTTCTACATTTACTGAAACAGTCTCCACCTTTGTAAATGCTGAAGGTAGAGCGCAAACTATTCAACCAGCCGTCAAACCCCTGGGCGACTCTCGTCCTGCATGGAAAGTATTGCGCGTCTTAGGTGGATTACTTGAATTAGATGGTTTCTTATTCAACATGCCAGAAGAGGTTTTAGGTGAAGCTTTACCTGAGAACTATTGCACTCGTTTGAATAACAACGCTTCCAGCTCATCCATTGTGAATGGAAATTTAGCTCCGTTTAATGGTCTTGAGCGTTTGGCTGACGTTAATATTTATGCTGGCGATCCAATCGTTCGTCGCTCTTCGGCTTTGCAGTTAACCCGTGATGCTAAGCGCGGAAATCAAGTTGCCCTTAATTCAGCCACATTTTCTGAATTAGGTTTAAAAGAGGGCGATGCTGTTCGAGTGACTCAGGGATCTCAATCTGTTGATATGCCGGCATCCCTGGAAGTTAATCTAGCGCCAGGTGCCGTCAGAATTTCAGCTGGCACTGTGGCTAGTGCCAAATTAGGATCGATGTTTGGTCCTGTAACTGTTAGCAAGGCGTAA